A single window of Oceanococcus atlanticus DNA harbors:
- a CDS encoding Csu type fimbrial protein produces the protein MRSNRFSTSSRLWLAGLIAAASGSAFAADETTTFDVTATVTAACSVSAADLAFGNYDRVLGTLGTTTITSNCTLATPYTLSLDFGGAANVSSRVMDGPNSETLSYQLTQDVAGLIPWGTVADGDEVSLLGTGLDIPTVVYGQIPSGQNVEAGSYSDTITVTLTY, from the coding sequence ATGCGATCAAATCGATTCTCAACATCATCCAGGCTGTGGCTTGCTGGTCTGATCGCAGCGGCATCCGGTTCAGCTTTTGCTGCTGATGAAACCACCACTTTCGATGTGACCGCCACCGTCACCGCTGCATGTTCAGTGTCCGCAGCCGATCTGGCCTTTGGTAATTATGACCGCGTATTGGGCACGCTAGGCACGACCACGATCACCAGTAACTGCACGCTGGCCACGCCGTACACCCTTTCGCTGGATTTTGGCGGGGCGGCTAACGTCAGTAGCCGCGTCATGGACGGCCCCAATAGCGAAACCTTGAGCTACCAGCTGACTCAGGATGTCGCCGGCTTGATTCCGTGGGGCACGGTGGCCGATGGCGACGAGGTGTCTTTGCTCGGCACTGGATTGGATATTCCGACCGTGGTTTATGGTCAGATTCCTTCCGGACAGAACGTCGAAGCCGGCAGCTACAGTGACACCATCACCGTCACCCTGACCTACTGA
- a CDS encoding efflux RND transporter permease subunit: MLKSLAALYDRLTLERRWITGALLLALAAGAVWFAQDFRLDASADSLILENDEDLRYYREIAKRYGAQESVVVAYTPQGDLFSDEVLARIKALRDELEALEPVSAVTSLLDVPLLDSPRMTLSEVQDGTRTLLDPQTDRALARQEFANSPLYKNLLTDPAGETTGMLVLLKTDEQARELLTRREDLREKAYSETLSAPEQAELERVSAAYREISGAQQDRQQQTIAQIREVIRRHEDKASIVLGGLPMIASDMIDFVRADIRLFSVLVGGFLILLLALAFRQLRWVALPVSICVAVSVVMLGQLGLMHWPVTVVSSNFTSLTLIITLSLVVHLVVRYRELQGEKPQASSAELVRETIRSKLAPSIFTAATTMVSFGSLIIADIRPVIDFGQMMVWSVVWAFVLTFVMFPWLLAGSKPKDGGAGNSDVSARITQGFALSIRKAGGPVLALYAVLIVVAVAGIARLGVENRFIDYFKDSTEIYQGMVLIDKKLGGTTPLEVILDAPPSFFEQDEDEVDEFAADFADDFADDFADEYASDNTGITASSYWYNSFALQDAKQIHAYLESLPETGKVLSMATTMELITLLNHGDAPDDFTLSIMHGRLPPTIKEQLFDPYMSEDGNQLRFSIRVIDSDQNLRRDALLKKIRKDLIEQFDLKPEQIHLAGALVLYNNVLQSLFESQILTLSAVFGAIVLMLWFLFRSPRLALIGVLPTVFAASMILGLMGWLNIPLDIMTITIAAITIGIGVDNTIHYTHRFQDEIHTGVERWQAMINTHGSVGRAIYLTSVIVTLGFSILALSNFVPIVLFGLFTGLAMLLALIANLTLLPLLLVKLGPKA; this comes from the coding sequence ATGCTCAAATCACTCGCTGCGCTGTATGACCGCCTGACCCTGGAGCGGCGCTGGATAACCGGCGCCCTGTTGCTGGCCCTGGCGGCTGGCGCCGTGTGGTTTGCCCAGGATTTCCGTCTTGATGCCTCGGCCGATTCTCTGATCCTGGAGAATGACGAGGATCTGCGTTACTACCGCGAAATCGCCAAGCGCTACGGTGCGCAGGAGTCGGTGGTGGTGGCTTACACGCCACAGGGTGATCTGTTCTCCGACGAGGTGCTTGCCCGCATCAAGGCCCTGCGCGACGAGCTGGAAGCGCTGGAACCGGTCAGCGCGGTCACCAGCCTGCTCGACGTGCCGCTGCTCGACAGCCCACGCATGACGCTGTCTGAAGTGCAGGACGGCACTCGCACCCTGCTGGACCCGCAAACCGACCGCGCGCTGGCACGCCAGGAATTCGCAAACAGCCCGCTGTACAAGAACCTGCTCACCGACCCGGCCGGCGAAACCACTGGCATGCTGGTGTTGCTGAAGACCGACGAGCAAGCCCGCGAGCTGCTGACCCGGCGCGAAGATCTGCGCGAGAAAGCCTACAGCGAGACGCTCAGCGCCCCGGAACAGGCTGAGCTTGAGCGCGTCAGCGCGGCCTACCGCGAGATCAGCGGCGCCCAGCAGGACCGCCAGCAACAGACCATTGCGCAGATTCGCGAGGTCATTCGTCGGCACGAGGACAAGGCCAGCATCGTGCTCGGCGGCCTACCCATGATCGCCTCCGACATGATCGACTTCGTGCGCGCCGACATTCGCCTGTTCAGCGTGCTGGTGGGCGGTTTTCTGATCCTGCTGCTGGCGCTGGCCTTCCGTCAGCTGCGCTGGGTGGCTCTGCCGGTGTCGATCTGCGTGGCGGTCAGCGTGGTCATGCTCGGACAGCTCGGACTGATGCACTGGCCGGTCACCGTGGTGTCGTCCAACTTCACCTCGCTGACCCTGATCATCACCCTGTCACTGGTCGTGCATCTGGTCGTGCGCTATCGCGAACTGCAAGGTGAAAAACCCCAGGCCTCATCCGCCGAATTGGTGCGCGAAACCATTCGCAGCAAGCTCGCCCCGTCGATCTTCACCGCGGCCACCACCATGGTCTCGTTCGGTTCGCTGATCATTGCCGACATCCGTCCGGTCATCGACTTCGGCCAGATGATGGTGTGGAGCGTGGTGTGGGCTTTCGTGCTGACCTTCGTGATGTTCCCGTGGCTTTTGGCCGGCAGCAAACCCAAGGACGGCGGCGCCGGCAACAGCGATGTCAGCGCCCGCATCACCCAGGGGTTTGCCCTGAGCATCCGCAAGGCTGGTGGCCCGGTGCTGGCGCTCTACGCCGTGCTGATTGTCGTCGCCGTGGCTGGCATCGCTCGCCTGGGCGTGGAAAACCGCTTCATCGACTACTTCAAGGACAGCACCGAGATTTATCAGGGCATGGTCCTGATCGACAAGAAACTTGGTGGCACCACCCCGCTGGAAGTGATTCTCGACGCGCCGCCCTCGTTTTTCGAGCAGGATGAGGACGAAGTGGACGAATTCGCCGCCGATTTTGCCGATGACTTCGCCGACGACTTTGCCGACGAATACGCCAGCGACAACACCGGAATTACCGCATCCAGCTACTGGTACAACAGTTTTGCCCTGCAGGACGCCAAGCAGATTCACGCCTATCTGGAAAGCCTGCCGGAAACCGGAAAAGTGCTGTCCATGGCCACAACCATGGAACTGATCACCCTGCTCAACCACGGTGATGCACCCGACGATTTCACCCTCTCAATCATGCACGGCCGCCTGCCTCCGACCATCAAGGAACAACTCTTCGACCCGTACATGTCGGAGGATGGCAATCAGCTGCGCTTTTCCATCCGGGTGATCGATTCCGACCAGAACCTGCGCCGTGATGCCTTGCTCAAGAAGATCCGCAAGGACCTGATCGAGCAATTTGACCTCAAGCCCGAGCAAATTCATCTGGCCGGTGCTCTGGTGCTCTACAACAACGTGCTGCAAAGCTTGTTCGAGTCTCAGATACTGACCCTCTCGGCGGTGTTCGGCGCGATCGTGCTGATGCTGTGGTTCCTGTTCCGCTCGCCACGCCTGGCCCTGATCGGCGTGCTGCCCACGGTGTTCGCCGCCAGCATGATCCTGGGCCTGATGGGCTGGCTGAATATCCCGCTCGACATCATGACCATCACCATCGCTGCGATCACGATCGGTATCGGGGTTGATAACACCATCCACTACACCCACCGCTTCCAGGATGAAATCCACACCGGGGTTGAGCGCTGGCAGGCCATGATCAACACCCACGGCAGCGTCGGGCGTGCGATCTACCTGACCTCTGTGATCGTGACGCTGGGCTTCTCGATTCTGGCCTTGTCCAACTTCGTACCCATCGTGCTGTTCGGGCTGTTCACCGGCCTGGCCATGCTGCTGGCCCTGATCGCTAATCTGACCCTGCTGCCGCTGCTGCTGGTCAAGCTTGGGCCCAAGGCTTAA
- a CDS encoding fimbria/pilus outer membrane usher protein — protein MRWCRLVTVLLGIALAVGAHAASPEYAWAQAHLNGQQRGSVLIVRMPERDVIWLEQRTLQDWGLLDLASQVVREFDGTAFIALTSIRGLSAEWHDAEARLDIKIDASALPYQQLQVGSRPITPAVAARSLGAHLNYDLLGAHQSGGKTSASAFFHLTAFGAFGSISNGLSWRDDALNGPSWLRLETSWNHDVLDRAWRIKLGDLTSASDAFGTRYRVAGVQWKKEFSIRPNELTFAPPVITGLADVPSQVELFINGVRRSRLQAQPGPFEINDAPVLTGAGSAELRLTNVLGEQVVQQINYYVDPSLLRRGLWDFDLSAGWRRESFGVESFDYGAAQAQALIRHGVTDRATLEARAVLAERQHQAELRYVFQFLDWPLTVTTGAGAAQLQSGAYAPFGRFGLSWRWQRLFAGIQALSADTNADDSSPLPLQRQVLARAGFNVGLWSVALDTLYRRRNASDRFERRNLRLSRAFRTKAGHFSVYAGAFRNSDSQAEDESGLHAGLSWSPQHTQRVAISARGGAQSQTYSSYQYRSPHDLGHQAEIHNLNDGGKATWVGQYTGRYSQAQVRARAQTDHFGESLQAGAQGAIGLIEGRWFSARPLGASYALVSVQDHPGVPIYMHNRMVARTNARGLAIMPELLAYQSNEVRVDPLDLPLQSLIDDTGVRFTPSAFAGVLVDIPVSTDTGVELRLMRDPFSPVPAGAVIYRDGDDARFFVGSGGASYVEVRHAEEHFKAYWEGGQCRFQISRSQLRQELQPDLGALPCRP, from the coding sequence ATGCGCTGGTGCCGCCTTGTCACGGTGTTGCTAGGCATCGCCCTAGCGGTCGGTGCTCACGCGGCATCACCCGAATATGCCTGGGCGCAAGCTCATCTCAACGGACAGCAACGCGGCAGCGTGCTTATCGTGCGTATGCCGGAACGCGACGTGATCTGGCTGGAACAACGCACCTTGCAGGACTGGGGCTTGCTGGATCTCGCCAGCCAGGTGGTACGCGAATTCGACGGAACCGCATTCATCGCATTGACCAGCATCCGTGGCCTGAGCGCCGAGTGGCACGATGCCGAAGCGCGCCTTGATATAAAGATCGACGCCTCCGCACTGCCCTACCAGCAACTGCAGGTGGGCTCACGCCCTATAACGCCCGCGGTGGCCGCACGCAGCCTTGGCGCCCACCTCAACTATGACCTGCTGGGTGCCCACCAGAGCGGCGGAAAGACCAGTGCCAGTGCATTTTTTCACCTCACCGCATTCGGTGCATTCGGCAGCATTTCCAATGGACTCAGCTGGCGCGATGATGCGCTCAACGGACCGAGCTGGTTGCGCCTGGAAACTAGCTGGAATCACGATGTACTGGACCGCGCCTGGCGCATCAAGCTCGGTGACCTGACCAGCGCCAGCGATGCATTCGGCACCCGTTACCGGGTGGCCGGTGTGCAATGGAAAAAAGAGTTCTCCATCCGCCCCAACGAACTGACCTTTGCCCCCCCGGTGATCACCGGTCTGGCCGATGTGCCATCGCAGGTCGAGCTGTTCATCAACGGGGTCCGCCGCTCGCGTCTGCAGGCCCAGCCCGGCCCCTTCGAAATCAATGACGCACCGGTACTGACCGGCGCGGGCAGCGCCGAATTACGCCTGACCAACGTGCTCGGCGAGCAGGTAGTGCAGCAGATCAATTACTACGTCGACCCCAGCCTGCTGCGCCGTGGGCTATGGGATTTTGATCTGTCAGCCGGCTGGCGTCGTGAATCCTTCGGCGTAGAAAGCTTCGACTACGGTGCGGCGCAAGCACAGGCGCTGATCCGCCACGGCGTCACCGACCGGGCCACACTGGAAGCGCGTGCCGTGCTGGCCGAGCGGCAACACCAGGCGGAGCTGCGCTACGTGTTTCAGTTCCTCGACTGGCCGCTGACCGTCACCACCGGCGCGGGCGCTGCCCAACTGCAGTCCGGGGCATACGCGCCATTCGGTCGGTTCGGCCTGTCATGGCGCTGGCAACGGCTGTTTGCCGGCATTCAGGCCCTATCGGCTGACACCAACGCTGACGACAGCAGTCCGCTGCCACTGCAGCGGCAAGTTCTCGCCCGGGCCGGTTTCAATGTGGGCCTTTGGAGTGTGGCTCTCGACACGTTGTACCGGCGACGCAACGCAAGCGACCGTTTCGAACGTCGCAACCTGCGCCTGAGTCGCGCCTTTCGCACCAAGGCCGGACACTTCAGCGTGTACGCAGGCGCCTTCCGCAACAGCGACAGCCAGGCCGAGGACGAATCCGGGCTGCATGCCGGTCTGAGCTGGTCCCCCCAGCACACCCAGCGTGTGGCCATATCCGCTCGTGGCGGCGCCCAGAGTCAGACCTATTCCAGTTACCAGTATCGTTCGCCGCATGATCTGGGACACCAGGCCGAAATCCACAATCTCAACGATGGTGGCAAGGCGACCTGGGTGGGCCAATACACCGGACGTTACAGCCAGGCCCAGGTGCGAGCCAGAGCGCAGACCGACCACTTTGGCGAATCGTTACAGGCCGGCGCGCAAGGCGCGATCGGCCTGATCGAGGGCCGCTGGTTCAGCGCGCGTCCGCTGGGCGCAAGCTACGCTTTGGTCAGCGTGCAGGATCATCCTGGGGTCCCGATCTACATGCACAATCGTATGGTGGCCCGCACCAATGCCCGCGGTCTGGCCATCATGCCGGAATTGCTCGCCTACCAAAGCAACGAGGTCCGCGTTGACCCACTCGACCTGCCGCTGCAGAGCCTGATCGACGACACCGGGGTGCGCTTTACACCCAGCGCCTTTGCTGGCGTGCTGGTGGACATCCCGGTATCCACCGACACCGGTGTGGAGTTGCGCCTGATGCGTGATCCATTCAGCCCGGTGCCGGCCGGCGCGGTGATCTACCGTGACGGCGATGATGCACGCTTTTTTGTCGGCTCCGGGGGCGCAAGCTATGTTGAAGTGCGCCACGCCGAAGAGCACTTCAAGGCCTACTGGGAGGGCGGCCAATGTCGTTTCCAGATCTCCCGCAGCCAGCTGCGCCAAGAGTTGCAGCCCGATCTGGGGGCGCTGCCATGTCGACCTTGA
- a CDS encoding Csu type fimbrial protein translates to MSTLIRAIGLLSIVFVPGLAQAFATCGVSALALNFGNYDHLNPFANFSQTTITVSCQENALIGLGDTVIYTIGLDGGSSGDTSNRALSQGGDNLHYNLYSEPTHTLVWGDDSGNQVGGVLAVPLCVLGLGCAVVSAPHTAYGRIPAGQSVSPGSYSDTITVTVTY, encoded by the coding sequence ATGTCGACCTTGATACGCGCCATCGGTTTGCTGTCGATCGTATTCGTCCCGGGGTTGGCCCAGGCCTTCGCCACCTGCGGGGTGAGCGCCCTAGCCTTGAACTTTGGCAACTATGATCACCTGAACCCCTTCGCCAACTTCAGCCAGACCACAATCACGGTGAGCTGCCAGGAGAACGCCCTGATCGGACTCGGTGACACCGTGATTTACACCATCGGCCTGGACGGCGGATCGTCCGGCGACACCAGCAACCGCGCCTTGAGTCAAGGCGGCGACAACTTGCACTACAACCTATACAGCGAACCCACCCACACCCTGGTTTGGGGCGACGATAGCGGTAATCAGGTCGGCGGTGTGCTGGCGGTTCCGCTGTGCGTTCTCGGACTCGGCTGCGCCGTTGTTTCAGCCCCGCACACTGCATATGGACGCATACCAGCAGGCCAATCCGTCAGCCCAGGTTCTTACAGCGACACCATCACCGTGACGGTCACCTATTGA
- a CDS encoding fimbrial biogenesis chaperone, translating to MILRAPLAVGAALLFSLLLAPTGALALGLQVSPIKLHFAPGVRVQELRLSNAGDAPVVVEIKVLRWSQRDNQELLVASRDVLVTPPISEIAAGQRRSVRVGIRQRDDTACETSYRVEIMEVPSQHRTPAAPVNFLTRMLLPAFVESRHGCQGQLQVQGNTNELVLHNSGDAHLQLHQATLVDGEQRWPISLPKVGYLLGGSQYRWPLPAGVNPAAARLIIKDHAGEQRQPLTLAP from the coding sequence ATGATCCTGCGCGCCCCCCTCGCGGTTGGCGCGGCCCTGCTGTTCAGCCTGCTGCTGGCCCCGACCGGCGCGCTGGCGCTTGGCCTGCAGGTTTCGCCGATCAAGCTGCACTTCGCGCCTGGCGTGCGGGTGCAGGAGCTGCGCCTGAGCAATGCTGGCGATGCCCCCGTAGTGGTCGAAATCAAGGTATTGCGCTGGTCTCAACGCGACAACCAGGAATTGCTGGTGGCCAGCCGCGATGTGCTGGTGACCCCACCGATCAGTGAGATTGCAGCCGGCCAGCGGCGCTCCGTCCGAGTGGGCATCAGACAGCGCGACGACACTGCCTGCGAAACCAGCTACCGCGTGGAGATCATGGAAGTGCCTTCACAGCACCGGACACCCGCAGCGCCGGTGAACTTCCTGACCCGCATGCTGCTGCCGGCCTTTGTCGAAAGCCGCCATGGCTGTCAGGGCCAGCTACAAGTCCAGGGCAATACCAATGAGTTGGTGTTGCACAACAGCGGCGACGCGCACCTGCAGTTGCACCAGGCCACGCTGGTCGACGGCGAGCAGCGCTGGCCCATCAGCCTGCCCAAAGTGGGCTATCTACTCGGCGGCAGTCAGTACCGCTGGCCCCTGCCAGCCGGGGTCAATCCGGCGGCGGCCCGCCTGATCATCAAGGATCACGCTGGCGAACAGCGCCAGCCCCTTACGCTGGCGCCATGA
- a CDS encoding efflux RND transporter permease subunit gives MKLTDIFIDRPVLATVISLVILLLGIRAGLELTVREFPELQNAQVSVSVAYPGADAALMEGFVTTPLEREIATADGIDFLTSSTGQGIASITANLRLDKDPNEALTEISAKVAALRNQMPEGSEDAVVAIAEGGGTAAMYMSFYSQVLSEAQITDYLTRVVVPQLDAIGGVEQAQILGARTYAMRLWLKPDRLVAHNLTASEVLARVRQQNVLSAVGESKGQYVRIGMRADTDLRSEQEFRDMVVSGEGDSVVRLGDIARVELGSESYDYGAGWDGEPATFIGVNTRPEANVLEVINEVNKLWPSIVSALPEGLEGEIGYDSTIYIRDAIAEVRATLIEAVVIVVVVIFLFLGSVRSSLIPAVTVPLSLVGAMFLMLTMGFSINLLTLLAMVLAIGMVVDDAIIVLENIHRHIEEGMAPYDASIKGARELVGPVIAMTITLMAVFAPIGFLSGITGKLFSEFAFTLAGAVLISGVVALTLTPMMCAKILRAEHSGGSEGGFAAWLDSRFESWREAYKRRLHGALDTKIVIAVFGAIVFASCYFLFISTPGELAPEEDIGFAFSINETDGYSSREYLDQYFAEAQKTALAQDNIDHIFTFASNEGGSTNTGFMGLILPPWDDRSATTGQVVNQLLPELEKVAGIRPAVIVPPALPTPGQGYPVEFVLKSTADPETLYQVGNEIVGRAMASKKFIFLAPRLRIDRPEAVIEVDRDKAAAMGVDMGQLSADLSALLASGEVGRFAYEGRSYKVIPQLQRNARLNPEQLDYYYTRTNDGRLVLMSSVINVTQRATPRTIEHAQQLNSNTLIGVPRPGIPQGEALAILEEIAQEVMPDGFQIDFAGASRQFKQEGSALLATFGFALVIIYLVLAAQFESFRDPLIMLVTVPMSICGALLVLNIFNMTNGMQLSNFPGMTLNIYTQVGLVTLIGVISKHGILIVEFANQLQQKGMPKREAIEEAASIRMRPVLMTTAALVVAMFPLLMADGPGAASRFSMGLIIAAGMTIGTLFTLYVVPAAYMYIGRDYNRDRATAAHTAPPTPVQT, from the coding sequence ATGAAACTCACTGACATCTTTATTGACCGGCCGGTTCTGGCCACTGTCATCAGTCTGGTCATTCTGCTGCTCGGCATTCGCGCCGGGCTGGAATTGACCGTGCGCGAGTTCCCCGAACTCCAGAATGCCCAGGTCTCGGTTTCCGTGGCCTACCCCGGCGCCGATGCGGCCTTGATGGAGGGCTTTGTCACCACACCGCTGGAGCGTGAAATCGCCACTGCGGACGGTATCGATTTCCTCACCTCCAGCACCGGGCAGGGCATTGCATCGATCACCGCCAATCTGCGCCTGGACAAGGATCCGAACGAGGCGCTGACCGAGATCTCGGCCAAAGTGGCGGCATTGCGCAACCAGATGCCGGAAGGTTCGGAAGATGCTGTGGTGGCGATCGCCGAGGGCGGCGGTACCGCGGCAATGTATATGTCGTTCTACTCTCAGGTGTTGAGCGAAGCCCAGATCACCGACTACCTGACCCGTGTGGTGGTGCCCCAGCTGGATGCCATCGGCGGCGTCGAACAGGCACAGATTCTCGGTGCGCGGACCTACGCGATGCGCTTGTGGCTGAAACCCGACCGTCTGGTCGCCCACAATCTGACCGCCTCCGAAGTCCTGGCCCGGGTACGCCAGCAGAACGTGCTGTCGGCTGTGGGTGAATCCAAAGGCCAGTACGTGCGTATTGGCATGCGTGCCGACACCGACTTACGCAGCGAGCAGGAATTCCGCGACATGGTGGTGTCCGGCGAAGGCGATTCGGTGGTCCGTCTGGGTGACATCGCACGTGTGGAACTGGGCTCGGAAAGCTACGACTACGGCGCCGGCTGGGACGGCGAACCGGCGACCTTCATCGGCGTCAACACGCGCCCAGAAGCCAACGTGCTGGAGGTGATCAATGAGGTCAACAAACTGTGGCCGAGCATTGTGTCGGCCCTGCCTGAAGGGCTGGAAGGCGAAATCGGCTACGACAGCACGATCTATATTCGCGACGCCATCGCCGAGGTACGTGCAACGCTGATTGAAGCGGTGGTCATCGTGGTTGTGGTGATCTTCCTGTTCCTGGGCTCTGTCCGCAGTTCTTTGATTCCGGCAGTGACCGTGCCGTTGTCACTGGTGGGCGCCATGTTCCTGATGCTGACCATGGGCTTTTCCATCAACCTGCTGACCCTGCTGGCGATGGTGCTGGCCATCGGCATGGTTGTGGATGACGCCATCATCGTGCTCGAGAACATCCATCGTCATATCGAAGAAGGTATGGCCCCCTACGACGCTTCGATCAAAGGCGCGCGCGAGCTGGTCGGGCCGGTCATCGCCATGACCATCACCCTGATGGCGGTGTTTGCCCCGATCGGCTTCCTCTCGGGCATCACCGGCAAGCTGTTTAGCGAATTCGCCTTCACCCTGGCCGGCGCGGTGCTGATCTCCGGTGTCGTGGCGCTGACTCTGACCCCCATGATGTGCGCGAAAATTCTGCGAGCCGAGCACAGCGGTGGGTCGGAAGGCGGTTTCGCCGCCTGGCTAGACAGCCGTTTCGAAAGCTGGCGCGAGGCCTACAAACGCCGTCTGCACGGCGCTCTGGACACCAAGATTGTGATCGCCGTGTTCGGCGCGATCGTGTTCGCGTCGTGCTACTTCCTGTTCATCTCGACACCGGGTGAACTAGCACCGGAAGAAGACATCGGCTTTGCCTTCTCGATCAACGAAACCGACGGTTATTCCTCGCGCGAATACCTCGATCAATATTTCGCTGAAGCACAGAAGACCGCCCTGGCGCAGGACAACATCGACCATATCTTCACCTTCGCCTCGAATGAGGGTGGCAGCACCAACACCGGTTTCATGGGCCTGATCCTGCCGCCTTGGGATGACCGGTCTGCCACCACGGGACAGGTTGTGAATCAACTGTTGCCGGAGCTGGAGAAAGTTGCCGGCATCCGCCCCGCGGTGATCGTACCGCCGGCTTTGCCGACCCCGGGTCAGGGTTATCCGGTAGAGTTCGTCCTCAAGTCCACGGCTGATCCGGAAACCCTATATCAGGTGGGCAACGAGATCGTCGGCCGCGCCATGGCGTCCAAGAAGTTCATCTTCCTGGCCCCGCGTCTGCGCATTGACCGCCCGGAAGCGGTGATCGAAGTCGACCGCGACAAGGCCGCCGCCATGGGTGTGGACATGGGCCAGTTGTCGGCCGACCTGTCGGCCTTACTGGCCTCGGGCGAGGTTGGACGATTCGCCTATGAAGGTCGTTCCTACAAGGTGATTCCGCAGCTGCAGCGCAACGCACGTCTCAACCCGGAGCAGCTGGACTACTACTACACCCGCACCAACGATGGTCGTCTGGTGCTGATGTCCTCGGTCATCAATGTGACCCAGCGGGCCACGCCGCGCACGATCGAGCATGCCCAGCAGCTCAACTCCAACACCCTGATCGGGGTGCCGCGCCCGGGTATCCCGCAGGGCGAAGCGCTGGCCATACTTGAGGAGATCGCGCAGGAAGTGATGCCGGATGGTTTCCAGATCGACTTCGCCGGTGCGTCACGTCAGTTCAAGCAGGAAGGATCCGCCCTGCTGGCCACCTTCGGGTTTGCCCTGGTGATTATCTACCTGGTGCTGGCCGCACAGTTCGAGTCGTTCCGCGATCCGTTGATCATGCTGGTGACCGTGCCCATGTCGATCTGCGGCGCCTTGCTGGTGCTGAATATCTTCAATATGACCAACGGCATGCAGCTGTCCAATTTCCCCGGTATGACGCTGAACATCTACACACAGGTGGGTCTGGTGACGCTGATCGGGGTGATTTCCAAGCACGGCATTCTGATCGTGGAATTCGCCAATCAGCTGCAGCAAAAAGGCATGCCCAAGCGCGAAGCGATCGAAGAAGCGGCCTCCATCCGCATGCGCCCGGTACTGATGACCACCGCGGCTCTGGTGGTGGCGATGTTCCCGCTGCTGATGGCGGATGGTCCCGGGGCGGCATCACGCTTCTCCATGGGCCTGATCATCGCGGCCGGCATGACCATTGGTACGCTGTTTACCCTCTACGTGGTCCCGGCGGCGTACATGTACATCGGGCGCGATTACAACCGTGATCGCGCGACCGCCGCCCACACTGCCCCGCCCACACCCGTGCAAACCTGA
- a CDS encoding branched-chain amino acid aminotransferase, with protein MNLSPTLSTAISNFQLPDPLGFGRVTGPVMFVADYINGAWQAGELMTYEPIALNPAATSLQFAQQCFEGLKAFWVEQDEPALFRPDENAKRMARSAERLCMPEVPHTLFLDGVKAVTQAMKPLIPRRSGESLYLRPMLYGMDTQYPLAGSDNFRFAIVCSPSAAYFAKPISVLVERDACRAAVGGTGDVKAGGNYAGSIQATRRCIERGYDQPLWLDPVERRLIEELSAMNICAIIDGALCSPALNGTILPGITRATLLTLADDLGMPALEQPIDINSLLDDIDSGRCSELFACGTAAIVNPIAVLADGQRITRLQQVDAEAARFKAALLGIQEGRSADSRGWMFNSAE; from the coding sequence ATGAATCTTTCGCCCACACTGTCCACCGCTATCAGCAACTTCCAGCTCCCCGACCCGCTCGGTTTTGGCCGCGTCACCGGCCCCGTGATGTTCGTGGCCGACTACATCAACGGCGCTTGGCAGGCCGGCGAACTGATGACCTACGAGCCCATCGCGCTGAACCCCGCTGCCACCTCCTTACAGTTCGCCCAGCAGTGCTTTGAAGGGCTCAAGGCGTTCTGGGTCGAGCAGGATGAACCGGCGCTATTCCGCCCGGACGAGAACGCCAAACGCATGGCACGTTCGGCCGAGCGCCTGTGCATGCCCGAGGTGCCACACACGCTGTTTCTGGACGGGGTCAAAGCCGTGACTCAGGCGATGAAACCGCTGATTCCACGGCGCAGCGGTGAGTCGCTGTATCTGCGCCCGATGCTTTACGGCATGGACACCCAGTACCCCCTGGCCGGATCGGACAACTTCCGCTTTGCCATCGTGTGCAGCCCGTCAGCCGCCTACTTCGCCAAGCCGATCAGCGTGCTGGTCGAGCGCGATGCCTGTCGCGCCGCCGTCGGCGGCACCGGCGATGTCAAAGCCGGGGGTAACTATGCCGGATCGATCCAGGCCACCCGTCGTTGCATCGAACGTGGTTATGACCAGCCGCTGTGGCTGGACCCGGTCGAGCGCCGCCTGATCGAAGAACTATCAGCCATGAACATCTGCGCCATCATTGACGGCGCACTGTGTTCACCGGCCCTGAACGGCACCATCCTGCCGGGCATCACCCGCGCCACCCTGCTGACCCTGGCCGATGATCTGGGCATGCCAGCGCTGGAGCAGCCCATAGACATCAACAGCCTGCTCGACGACATCGACAGTGGCCGTTGCAGCGAGCTGTTCGCCTGCGGAACGGCGGCGATCGTCAATCCCATCGCCGTGCTGGCCGATGGCCAGCGTATCACCCGCTTGCAGCAGGTGGATGCGGAGGCGGCCCGCTTCAAGGCCGCGCTACTGGGCATTCAGGAAGGGCGTAGCGCCGATAGCCGTGGCTGGATGTTCAACAGCGCCGAATAG